The Ictalurus punctatus breed USDA103 chromosome 9, Coco_2.0, whole genome shotgun sequence genome contains a region encoding:
- the sgms1a gene encoding phosphatidylcholine:ceramide cholinephosphotransferase 1: MKEVGRWSAAEVSDWLAEEGMPEYSDALRNVDGTSLLRLSESDFQNPPLCLVTGDNGRRLLERLETLRIANHMGNHGNNRHVNGHVGNGKIHNGAPKNGFRSEAVQIHIPLPSETERTAFPTEWYKTGVAFGYALCCFIMTSVVISIVHERVPSKEESPPLPDKFFDLFDRVQWAFSICEINGMFLVAVWFIQWIHLKHRSIVGRRFFFIVGTLYLYRCVTMYVTTLPVPGMHFKCAPKLFGAWEAQFRRIMKMISGGGLSITGSHSLCGDYLYSGHTVMLTLTYLFIKEYSTRRFWLYHWACLGLSVSGIFCILLAHDHYTVDVVVAYFITTRLFWWYHTLANQQCLKQHSQINAFSRVWWFRLFSYFERNVQGVVPRHYQVPWLQLPCRLSPGGRVKYSRVDSL; encoded by the exons ATGAAGGAGGTGGGGCGCTGGTCAGCAGCAGaggtttctgattggctggccgAGGAGGGAATGCCGGAATATTCCGACGCTCTCAGGAACGTAGACGGCACGTCTCTTTTGCGACTTTCCGAGTCGGATTTTCAAAACCCGCCGCTGTGTCTCGTCACCGGAGACAACGGGAGACGTCTGTTGGAGCGCCTGGAGACGCTGCGCATCGCCAACCACATGGGTAACCATGGAAACAATCGCCATGTCAACGGGCACGTTGGAAATGGGAAGATTCACAACGGGGCGCCGAAGAACGGATTCCGATCTGAAGCAGTTCAGATCCATATTCCTCTTCCATCCGAGACCGAGCGCACGGCATTTCCGACCGAGTGGTACAAAACGGGCGTGGCCTTTGGGTACGCGCTGTGCTGCTTCATCATGACGTCGGTTGTGATTTCCATCGTGCACGAACGAGTGCCGTCCAAAGAGGAGTCTCCGCCTCTGCCAGATAAGTTCTTTGATCTGTTTGATCGCGTGCAGTGGGCGTTTTCTATCTGCGAAATCAACGGCATGTTCCTTGTTGCCGTGTGGTTCATCCAGTGGATCCACCTCAAACACAG gtccATCGTTGGTCGCCGTTTCTTCTTTATCGTCGGAACGCTGTACCTGTACCGGTGCGTGACCATGTACGTCACCACCTTACCTGTGCCGGGCATGCACTTTAAATGCGCGCcaaag ttgTTCGGTGCCTGGGAGGCTCAGTTTAGGCGCATTATGAAGATGATCTCGGGCGGTGGTCTGTCCATCACGGGCTCTCACTCCCTGTGTGGTGATTACCTGTACAGCGGACACACTGTCATGCTAACGCTAACCTACCTGTTTATTAAAGAGT attctACGCGGAGGTTCTGGCTCTATCACTGGGCGTGTCTCGGTCTGAGTGTCAGTGGGATTTTCTGCATCCTCTTGGCTCATGATCACTACACGGTGGACGTGGTGGTGGCGTACTTCATCACCACACGGCTCTTCTGGTGGTACCACACTCTGGCCAATCAGCAG tgtctgaAGCAGCACTCGCAGATTAACGCGTTTTCTCGCGTCTGGTGGTTTCGTCTCTTCAGCTACTTCGAGCGAAACGTCCAGGGCGTCGTCCCTCGCCACTACCAGGTGCCGTGGCTCCAGTTACCGTGCCGACTGTCTCCGGGGGGCCGGGTGAAGTACAGCCGTGTGGACTCGCTCTAA